A genomic segment from Pseudokineococcus lusitanus encodes:
- the infA gene encoding translation initiation factor IF-1: protein MAKKDGVIEIEGAVVEALPNAMFRVELSNGHKVLAHISGKMRQHYIRILPEDRVVVELSPYDLTRGRIVYRYK, encoded by the coding sequence ATGGCCAAGAAGGACGGGGTCATCGAGATCGAGGGCGCCGTGGTGGAGGCACTGCCGAACGCCATGTTCCGCGTGGAGCTGTCGAACGGCCACAAGGTCCTCGCCCACATCTCGGGGAAGATGCGCCAGCACTACATCCGGATCCTCCCCGAGGACCGCGTGGTGGTGGAGCTGAGCCCGTACGACCTCACCCGCGGCCGGATCGTCTACCGCTACAAGTGA